The following are from one region of the Anaeropeptidivorans aminofermentans genome:
- a CDS encoding ABC transporter ATP-binding protein, translating to MIEVKNLTKRYGSNLAIDDLNFTVSDGEIVGFLGPNGAGKTTTMNIMTGYLSPTEGTVVINGKDILDDPIGAKMNIGYLPDVPPLYGNMFVEEYLEFVCDIKKVKKAGRAEHLNHIMETVKISEVKQRILKNLSKGYRQRVGLAQAMIGSPDVIILDEPSSGLDPKQIIEMREVIKELGKKHTVILSSHILSEVSAVCSRIIIMNKGKIVASGEPDKLSASLSGNHNILLRVKGDGKDALKIFEECPDISSASVKPPKEEGTADIEVSGKEGMDIREKAFELMAENGITVLMLKPLDLTLEETFLKITADSSRIDVDTVEEYEEASLDNERETEEAVSEIEEDFVQENNQEEDEKNDGNN from the coding sequence TTGATTGAAGTTAAAAACCTCACTAAACGGTATGGAAGCAATTTAGCCATAGATGATTTGAATTTTACTGTTTCAGACGGCGAGATTGTAGGTTTTTTAGGCCCTAACGGTGCAGGGAAAACGACCACCATGAACATTATGACAGGCTATCTTTCCCCGACGGAAGGCACAGTCGTTATCAATGGAAAGGATATTTTAGATGACCCCATTGGGGCGAAGATGAATATCGGATATCTGCCTGATGTGCCGCCTTTATACGGCAATATGTTTGTGGAGGAATATCTTGAATTTGTCTGCGACATAAAAAAGGTCAAAAAAGCAGGCAGAGCAGAGCATCTAAACCATATCATGGAAACGGTCAAAATATCCGAGGTAAAACAAAGGATTTTGAAAAATTTATCCAAAGGCTACAGACAAAGAGTAGGCCTTGCCCAAGCCATGATAGGAAGCCCCGATGTTATTATTCTTGACGAACCATCATCAGGTCTTGACCCTAAGCAGATTATAGAGATGCGAGAGGTTATAAAGGAGCTTGGTAAAAAGCATACAGTCATTTTATCAAGCCATATTTTATCTGAGGTTTCGGCGGTATGCTCAAGAATTATTATTATGAATAAAGGCAAAATCGTTGCCAGCGGAGAGCCGGACAAACTTTCCGCAAGCCTTTCAGGCAATCACAATATCTTATTAAGAGTAAAAGGCGACGGCAAAGATGCCCTTAAAATATTTGAAGAATGCCCTGATATATCTTCAGCTTCTGTTAAGCCGCCAAAAGAAGAAGGAACAGCCGACATAGAAGTATCGGGCAAAGAAGGAATGGACATAAGAGAAAAGGCCTTTGAGCTCATGGCAGAAAATGGGATTACAGTTCTTATGCTGAAGCCTCTGGACCTTACTTTAGAAGAAACATTCCTTAAAATTACAGCAGATTCCTCAAGAATAGACGTTGATACAGTAGAAGAATATGAAGAAGCTTCTTTAGATAATGAAAGAGAAACAGAAGAGGCAGTTTCTGAAATAGAAGAAGATTTTGTGCAGGAAAATAACCAAGAGGAGGATGAAAAAAATGACGGCAATAATTAA
- a CDS encoding spore coat protein, producing the protein MQEKDMVYDILGGLKSSLGTYAKVISECSNQNLRQKFQQMRDSDEKGQYDLYKIAEQKGYYNPSPAATPMQCDEIKGKLAMSGNTSLG; encoded by the coding sequence ATGCAGGAAAAAGACATGGTATACGATATATTAGGCGGATTAAAGTCAAGCTTGGGAACCTATGCCAAGGTAATCAGCGAATGCTCAAATCAGAATTTAAGACAGAAATTCCAGCAGATGAGAGACAGCGACGAAAAAGGCCAGTATGATTTATACAAAATAGCTGAACAAAAAGGCTATTACAACCCATCACCGGCAGCAACCCCCATGCAGTGTGATGAAATAAAGGGAAAGCTTGCAATGTCCGGCAATACATCTCTTGGTTAA
- a CDS encoding ECF transporter S component has product MTSKNKTLFLVQFSVLLAIEAIFCFTPLGSLPALGPIVATLAMVPVSITAVLLGTKAGTMMGAFAGLFSFLVWTFMPPMPLMAFIFTPFYSLGEFSGNFGSLLICFVPRILVGTVTGVSYKYFSEALHKKAVFSISISAALGSLANTFGVMGGIWLFFGDQYASIAGQTMIYIIGITILTSGIPEAIVSAILSSAVCRPLKTLLERRG; this is encoded by the coding sequence ATGACAAGCAAAAACAAGACATTATTCCTTGTGCAATTTAGCGTTCTTTTAGCCATAGAAGCAATATTTTGCTTTACACCTTTAGGATCGCTTCCGGCTTTAGGCCCTATTGTAGCGACCTTGGCAATGGTTCCTGTATCTATTACGGCTGTACTTTTGGGTACGAAAGCCGGCACAATGATGGGAGCTTTTGCCGGATTGTTCAGTTTCTTAGTTTGGACATTCATGCCGCCGATGCCTTTAATGGCATTTATATTTACCCCCTTTTATTCATTGGGAGAGTTTTCGGGCAACTTCGGCAGTCTGCTTATTTGCTTTGTTCCCCGTATTTTAGTAGGTACAGTAACAGGGGTTTCCTATAAATACTTTTCAGAGGCCCTTCATAAAAAAGCTGTATTTTCTATTTCCATAAGCGCAGCCTTGGGAAGCCTTGCAAATACATTTGGCGTTATGGGCGGCATATGGCTCTTTTTTGGAGATCAATATGCCTCTATTGCAGGACAGACCATGATTTATATTATCGGGATTACAATTTTAACAAGCGGCATTCCTGAAGCTATTGTAAGCGCCATACTTTCTTCAGCAGTATGCAGGCCTTTAAAAACCCTGTTGGAAAGAAGAGGGTAA
- a CDS encoding L-cysteine desulfidase family protein translates to MNISESDYKYILSVLKKELVPASGCTEPIAIAYAAATARFYLGEEPEKLTVKCSGNVIKNVKGVTVPNTGGLKGVRAAAIVGTLGGDHEKKLEVISNISDAVIKKIHELVDTDYCSVELLDTEEKLYIIVNAIKGDHICEVSIYGSHTHIVKIVKNGEILFDDESSDLKSESDTYDKNKFCLDNIIDFSDNVNLDDVKEILERQIEFNINSANEGLSNNYGITVGATLKEGATNVFELAKAYAAAASEARMGGCNLPIVTNSGSGNQGITVSVPVIIYAREKNIDKDTFYRALTLSNLMAIRIKIGIGKLSAFCGAVSAACGSAVAITYIEGGRKQQIEYTIKNMLGNVSGVVCDGAKISCALKIASALDAGAIAHKLAMKNQVLEKDTGIIKEDIEETIDGIGRLGSEGMRETDKVILDMMTAGHC, encoded by the coding sequence ATGAATATTAGTGAAAGTGACTACAAGTATATACTTAGTGTTCTTAAAAAAGAGCTGGTTCCTGCCAGCGGCTGCACAGAGCCTATAGCAATAGCATACGCTGCTGCTACAGCTCGATTTTATCTTGGAGAAGAGCCGGAAAAGCTCACAGTAAAATGTTCGGGAAATGTTATTAAAAACGTTAAGGGCGTAACTGTTCCCAATACAGGAGGCCTTAAAGGCGTTCGGGCTGCCGCCATAGTTGGAACTTTAGGGGGCGACCACGAGAAGAAGCTTGAAGTAATATCCAATATAAGCGATGCAGTTATTAAAAAGATACATGAGCTTGTTGACACGGACTATTGTTCAGTAGAGCTTTTAGATACGGAAGAAAAGCTTTATATCATAGTTAATGCGATAAAAGGCGACCATATCTGCGAAGTTTCTATATATGGTTCCCATACCCATATCGTTAAAATAGTTAAAAACGGCGAAATTCTTTTTGACGATGAATCCAGTGACTTGAAGTCTGAAAGCGATACATACGATAAAAATAAATTCTGCCTTGATAATATTATTGATTTTTCAGACAATGTAAATCTTGACGATGTAAAAGAAATTCTTGAAAGACAGATAGAATTCAATATAAACAGCGCTAATGAAGGCCTTTCAAATAATTACGGTATAACCGTAGGCGCCACCTTAAAAGAAGGTGCTACGAATGTTTTTGAGCTTGCCAAGGCTTATGCCGCAGCCGCAAGCGAAGCGAGAATGGGCGGCTGCAATCTGCCAATCGTTACCAATTCAGGAAGCGGAAATCAGGGGATTACTGTATCCGTACCTGTAATTATATATGCCAGGGAAAAAAATATAGATAAAGATACTTTTTACAGGGCCCTTACATTAAGCAATCTCATGGCAATAAGGATAAAAATAGGCATAGGCAAGCTTTCGGCATTCTGCGGAGCAGTAAGCGCCGCCTGCGGAAGCGCTGTAGCCATAACTTATATAGAGGGCGGAAGAAAGCAGCAGATAGAATATACCATAAAAAATATGCTTGGCAATGTCTCCGGCGTAGTCTGCGACGGAGCGAAAATATCCTGTGCACTGAAAATAGCCTCTGCTCTTGATGCAGGCGCTATAGCTCATAAGCTTGCAATGAAAAATCAGGTGCTTGAAAAGGATACGGGCATTATAAAAGAAGATATTGAAGAAACCATTGATGGTATCGGCCGCCTTGGAAGCGAAGGCATGAGAGAAACAGATAAGGTAATACTCGATATGATGACTGCCGGGCATTGTTAA
- a CDS encoding NAD(+) synthase has product MLNLVRVGVAVPKVKVADCSSNIEEIINLIYQAEEQGVNVLVFPELCITGYTCADLFFQSTLISGAEKSLGMLLEATKDIDMVIATGLPISAKNQLFNCAAISHLGKIMGIIPKTYLPNSEEFYEKRWFSPAYDMPWKTIELCGQTVPMGYDILFNCNNGGPIIGVEICQDLWEPIPPSSYQALAGANLILNLSASSEIFAKQNTRRAIVTGQSSRTICAYAYCASGIGESTTDMVFSGHSLICENGSVLRESSRFNKDPYILIADLDFELIRKERQKNNGFMACSQNGGRKDFRFVDIPLTLSDPAELLRPNPQNPFLPDDPEEKSKCCEDMFHIQYIGLARRLEHTDIKKSVIAISGGLDSTLALLTVVKSHDFLGLPRENIIGITMPGFGTTGRTYNNAKELALSLGITLREISIKDACIEHFKNIGHDINTHDATFENAQARERTQIAMDIANMENAIVVGTGDLSELALGFTTYNGDHMSMYNVNCGIPKTLVRIIVTWLSNSEYFSGNTSKILLDIVDTPVSPELLPPSENGNPVQITEEIMGPYEINDFFLYYMLNYGFCPKKILFLAERAFGDKYSKLQYLSMLKNFYVRFFTQQFKRSCSPDGPKAVEIGLSPRGDWRMPSDASYSLWIQQLEDIKMSQEFTKFYNI; this is encoded by the coding sequence ATGCTCAATCTAGTCAGAGTCGGTGTGGCGGTACCTAAAGTTAAGGTTGCTGATTGCAGCTCGAATATTGAAGAAATAATTAATTTAATATATCAGGCGGAAGAACAAGGCGTCAATGTGCTGGTTTTTCCAGAGCTTTGCATCACAGGATATACCTGTGCTGATTTGTTCTTCCAAAGCACTTTGATTTCAGGTGCGGAAAAATCCCTTGGAATGCTTTTAGAAGCCACAAAGGATATTGATATGGTAATCGCTACGGGGCTTCCCATCAGCGCTAAAAATCAGCTTTTTAACTGCGCTGCCATTTCCCATTTAGGAAAAATCATGGGTATTATACCGAAAACTTATCTTCCCAACAGTGAAGAGTTTTACGAAAAGCGCTGGTTCTCCCCAGCCTATGACATGCCTTGGAAAACCATAGAACTTTGCGGGCAAACGGTTCCCATGGGTTACGATATCTTATTCAACTGTAACAATGGCGGCCCTATCATAGGCGTTGAAATATGCCAAGACTTATGGGAGCCTATTCCTCCAAGTTCTTATCAGGCTCTTGCAGGCGCAAACCTTATCCTGAACCTTTCCGCAAGCAGTGAAATATTTGCCAAGCAAAACACAAGGCGTGCCATCGTAACAGGCCAGTCCAGCAGAACTATATGCGCCTATGCCTACTGTGCCTCAGGAATCGGAGAATCTACTACGGATATGGTTTTCAGCGGCCACAGCCTTATTTGTGAAAACGGCTCGGTTTTAAGAGAAAGCAGCCGTTTCAATAAAGACCCTTATATTTTAATCGCCGACCTGGACTTTGAGCTTATCAGAAAAGAAAGGCAGAAAAATAACGGTTTTATGGCATGCTCCCAAAACGGCGGAAGAAAGGATTTCCGCTTTGTAGACATTCCCTTAACATTATCAGACCCAGCGGAGCTTTTACGCCCCAATCCCCAAAATCCCTTCCTCCCGGACGACCCTGAAGAAAAGTCCAAATGCTGTGAGGATATGTTTCATATTCAATATATCGGCCTTGCAAGAAGGCTTGAGCATACAGACATAAAAAAATCCGTCATCGCCATATCGGGAGGCCTTGATTCAACACTAGCCCTTTTAACCGTGGTAAAATCTCATGACTTTCTGGGCTTACCCAGAGAAAATATAATAGGAATAACAATGCCGGGCTTTGGAACCACCGGCAGGACCTATAATAACGCAAAAGAGCTTGCTCTTTCTCTTGGCATAACCTTAAGAGAAATCAGCATTAAGGATGCCTGTATAGAGCACTTTAAAAATATAGGCCATGATATCAATACTCATGACGCTACCTTTGAAAACGCCCAGGCGAGGGAACGCACTCAAATAGCTATGGACATCGCAAATATGGAAAACGCCATTGTTGTAGGCACAGGGGATTTAAGCGAGCTTGCCCTTGGCTTTACCACATATAACGGAGACCATATGAGTATGTATAACGTAAACTGCGGAATTCCCAAAACATTAGTAAGAATCATCGTTACATGGCTTTCCAATTCGGAATATTTTTCCGGCAATACTTCAAAGATACTTCTTGATATTGTAGATACACCCGTAAGCCCCGAGCTCCTTCCCCCTTCTGAAAACGGAAACCCCGTACAGATAACCGAAGAAATCATGGGGCCTTACGAAATAAACGACTTTTTCCTTTATTACATGCTGAATTACGGCTTCTGCCCAAAGAAGATTCTTTTCCTTGCGGAAAGAGCCTTCGGCGATAAATATTCAAAGCTTCAATATTTATCCATGCTTAAAAATTTCTATGTTCGCTTCTTTACCCAGCAGTTTAAACGTTCTTGCTCTCCTGACGGGCCAAAGGCAGTTGAAATCGGCCTTTCCCCAAGAGGCGACTGGCGTATGCCAAGCGACGCTTCTTACAGCTTATGGATTCAACAGCTTGAAGATATAAAAATGAGCCAGGAATTTACAAAGTTCTATAATATTTAA
- the ilvB gene encoding biosynthetic-type acetolactate synthase large subunit — protein MKLKGTEMFVKSLVEEGVDTLFAYPGGYAIDIFDELYKQDKIDIILPRHEQALVHAADGYARSTGRPGVCLVTSGPGATNLVTGIATANYDSVPLVCFTGQVPMHLIGNDAFQEVDIIGITRSICKYGVTVTDRNDLGRIIKEAFYIAATGRPGPVVIDLPKDIMLALGSDEYPESVSIRGYKPSTLIHIGQLKKSLEFLDDAKKPLFLIGGGVNISGSKKEFTALVEKTKIPVATTIMGKGAIDSISPYYIGNIGMHGSYAANRAVSECDVLYSIGTRFNDRITGKISEFAKNAKIVHIDIDPSSISRNISVDIPIVADAKNAINALWEYAGEYETTEWLKDIKSWKDSFPLATVEKEGLTPKKIIDKINEMFKDPVVVTDVGQHQMWASQFISMDGDTKFLTSGGLGTMGYGFPAAMGAKFGNPNKDVICISGDGGMQMNIQELATAVSYELPLILCIFNNSYLGMVRQWQQLFFSKRYSSTCIRRRKSCELRCEGPGNACPPYTPDFVALAEAYEAYGIRVSDPSEIENAFNFAKSNKNAPTIIEFIIDMDEMVFPMVPGGNALSDMILDI, from the coding sequence ATGAAATTAAAAGGGACGGAGATGTTTGTAAAATCTCTCGTAGAGGAAGGTGTTGACACTCTATTTGCCTATCCCGGGGGATACGCCATAGATATTTTTGACGAGCTGTATAAGCAGGATAAAATAGATATCATTCTCCCAAGGCATGAGCAGGCCTTGGTTCACGCAGCGGACGGATATGCAAGAAGCACCGGAAGACCCGGTGTATGCCTCGTTACAAGCGGCCCGGGAGCAACAAACCTTGTTACGGGCATAGCAACTGCAAATTACGATTCTGTACCTCTTGTATGCTTTACAGGGCAGGTTCCCATGCACCTTATAGGAAACGACGCTTTTCAAGAGGTGGACATTATCGGCATCACAAGAAGCATCTGCAAATACGGCGTAACCGTAACCGACAGAAACGACCTTGGCAGAATCATAAAAGAAGCATTTTATATAGCCGCTACGGGAAGGCCCGGGCCTGTGGTAATAGACCTTCCAAAAGATATTATGCTTGCCTTAGGAAGCGACGAATACCCTGAAAGCGTTTCCATAAGAGGCTATAAACCCTCTACTTTGATACATATAGGGCAGCTTAAAAAGTCTTTGGAATTTCTTGATGATGCTAAAAAGCCCTTATTTCTCATCGGCGGAGGGGTCAATATATCAGGGTCCAAAAAAGAATTCACCGCCCTTGTGGAAAAAACAAAAATCCCCGTAGCAACAACAATTATGGGAAAAGGCGCCATAGACAGCATAAGCCCCTATTACATCGGCAATATCGGTATGCATGGCTCTTACGCGGCAAACAGAGCCGTATCGGAATGCGACGTTCTTTACTCCATAGGAACCCGATTTAACGACAGAATCACAGGGAAAATAAGTGAATTTGCAAAAAACGCGAAAATTGTTCACATAGATATTGATCCTTCTTCCATATCAAGAAATATATCCGTTGATATTCCCATCGTAGCAGACGCCAAAAATGCCATAAACGCCCTTTGGGAATACGCCGGAGAATATGAAACAACCGAATGGCTTAAGGATATAAAAAGCTGGAAGGATAGCTTCCCCCTTGCTACAGTAGAAAAGGAAGGCTTAACCCCTAAAAAAATAATCGATAAAATAAACGAGATGTTTAAAGACCCTGTTGTAGTAACAGACGTAGGGCAGCATCAGATGTGGGCTTCCCAGTTTATCAGCATGGATGGAGACACAAAATTCCTTACTTCCGGCGGCCTTGGCACAATGGGCTATGGTTTTCCTGCAGCCATGGGGGCAAAATTCGGAAACCCCAATAAAGACGTAATCTGTATCTCCGGCGACGGCGGCATGCAGATGAACATTCAGGAGCTTGCCACGGCAGTATCTTATGAGCTGCCTTTGATATTATGCATATTCAATAATTCCTATCTGGGCATGGTTCGCCAGTGGCAGCAGCTTTTCTTTTCAAAGCGCTATTCCTCTACCTGCATAAGAAGAAGAAAATCCTGTGAATTAAGATGTGAAGGCCCGGGAAATGCATGCCCGCCTTATACGCCGGATTTCGTAGCCCTTGCCGAAGCCTATGAAGCTTATGGCATTCGCGTATCCGATCCTTCGGAAATAGAAAATGCATTTAATTTCGCAAAAAGCAATAAAAACGCTCCTACCATCATTGAATTTATTATTGATATGGATGAAATGGTTTTCCCTATGGTACCCGGCGGAAATGCTTTAAGCGATATGATTTTAGATATATAG
- the ilvN gene encoding acetolactate synthase small subunit, protein MKKRWIALYVENDPGVLAKIAGLFSGKSYNLDSLTVGTTEDESVSRMTISLYGDDATFEQIKKQLNRCIEVIKVIDLSNVRIHMKEILYMKIKGLTESNKDEPFRIAKAFNLTVKDYNKSEILLESIHTAQKNDDIIYAVKSIFPSLEVVRGGSVAIESINTSTKNFSKTLPY, encoded by the coding sequence ATGAAGAAAAGATGGATTGCCTTATATGTAGAAAACGACCCGGGAGTTCTGGCAAAAATAGCAGGCCTTTTCTCCGGAAAGTCCTATAATCTGGATTCTCTCACCGTAGGGACCACCGAAGACGAAAGTGTATCCCGGATGACAATATCCCTCTACGGAGACGATGCAACCTTTGAACAGATAAAAAAACAGCTGAACCGCTGTATAGAGGTTATCAAGGTTATAGACCTTTCAAATGTAAGAATTCATATGAAGGAAATACTCTATATGAAAATAAAAGGGCTTACGGAAAGCAATAAAGATGAACCTTTCAGAATAGCCAAAGCCTTTAATCTTACGGTAAAAGATTACAATAAATCGGAAATACTTCTTGAATCTATTCATACGGCTCAGAAAAATGATGATATCATTTATGCAGTAAAATCCATATTTCCTTCTCTTGAAGTTGTAAGAGGCGGAAGTGTCGCCATAGAATCCATTAATACCTCTACGAAGAATTTTTCTAAGACGCTGCCTTATTAA
- a CDS encoding TraX family protein, giving the protein MTGFSLKMLALITMIIDHIGATFSSVAGTRSLRIIGRLAFPIYAFLISEGCRHTRNFKKYLLRLFIFAFISEIPFNFLFRNIERLAYGGEFKPVIFGAHNVFFTLFLGAFSVYVLEALKKHLPGPKYMIYLISYIFASFAGFFIANGLGTDYGAWGVLMIFFTYVSREETNDKILSIITPIYMSVLYCMYYAYAGEILPLIILSVVFTISYIGPELFNLPKIEKYRAYIVIAFYINAIYGGIYHLSTLFIAALASLLFISKYNGQEGKKATYLFYAAYPLHIIILGVIWYFFIFKSNGI; this is encoded by the coding sequence ATGACAGGTTTTTCCCTTAAAATGCTTGCCCTCATCACTATGATAATAGACCATATAGGCGCTACTTTCAGTTCCGTAGCAGGTACTCGTTCCTTAAGAATTATAGGAAGGCTTGCTTTCCCCATATACGCTTTTCTTATAAGCGAAGGGTGCAGGCATACGAGAAATTTCAAAAAATATCTGTTAAGGCTTTTTATATTCGCCTTTATTTCAGAGATACCGTTTAATTTTCTTTTTAGAAATATCGAAAGACTTGCCTACGGAGGCGAATTTAAGCCTGTTATATTTGGCGCTCATAATGTTTTTTTCACGCTTTTCTTAGGAGCTTTTTCCGTATATGTTCTTGAGGCCCTTAAAAAGCATTTGCCCGGCCCCAAATATATGATATACCTTATATCCTATATTTTTGCTTCCTTTGCGGGTTTCTTCATTGCAAACGGCCTTGGTACAGATTACGGCGCATGGGGAGTTCTGATGATATTTTTCACTTATGTTTCCAGAGAAGAAACAAATGATAAAATATTATCTATCATAACCCCTATTTATATGTCTGTTCTCTACTGCATGTATTACGCTTATGCAGGTGAAATATTACCGCTCATTATACTTTCTGTGGTTTTTACGATTTCTTATATAGGGCCGGAGCTTTTTAATCTTCCTAAAATAGAAAAGTACAGAGCTTATATAGTAATTGCCTTCTATATAAACGCAATATACGGCGGCATTTATCACCTTAGTACCTTATTTATTGCAGCCCTTGCAAGCCTTCTGTTTATCAGCAAATATAACGGACAGGAAGGGAAAAAAGCCACTTATCTTTTCTATGCCGCCTACCCTCTTCATATCATTATATTAGGCGTAATATGGTATTTCTTTATATTTAAATCAAATGGGATTTAA